CCGCGAACACTAAAATACGGACGTCTAAAGACATATATATTAACAGAAGTTCATCAGCTAATAACCGATACAAACCTAGcaaaattaaaaatgaaATACTAGCGGTAGTCTTAAGGCAAATTGGCCGGGGCGAACCTCTGATTCAAGTACGAGGTATATGGTCGAAGACGTAATATCTCAAGTCTCAGGCAACGTGAGGTCCCAGAACGGTGTATACAAAGTGTCCTTTTGAAGGATACCTTGTATCTGAGAATGTAATATTCAAGCATTGGAGCGGAGATATTTAACTTCCGGTGAATCCCATTCCACACTAGCAAGGATTATTCGCCCTAGGGTAATCTTCCTAAGACTGAACCCCGCCTTCACCTTCGAGAGAAGCATAATCTTTTCGGAACCTGATTCGCAATGATGCACTCCCCTCTGACCCCCGAATTCGACGCGCTGGTTCATGTCCTCTTAAAAAAATGGCACGTCCCGGGCATGTCCATCGCAGTCATTGACGGATCCAGGACTTTCTCTAAAGTATATGCCCCTTACCAACTGCTACTGAACATTTGTCTTAACTCGTCTGCAGGGATACGGAATCGCCGAGTATCCTGACACCAAAACGACCCCTGATACCCTATTTTACATGGCCAGTACGACTAAGGCGTTCACCGCAGCGGCCATGTCCCTGGTTATCAATGACATCAATAACCACCACGGAGAGAATAGCACTAGAATGGCCACGACAGCAGACCAGATCCACTGGAGGACACCCCTAGCATCTATTATCCGCGAAGACTTTGTCCTCGAGGACAAGTACACCACAGCACAGATCACCATCGAAGACGCTCTTTCCCACCGCTCAGGCATACCCGATCATATCCGCCACTACGGTGGAACGGGAGCATCGCCCGGCAGCATCAAAGACGCAGTCCGCATCTTGCGATATCTCCCAGCTACAGCCGAGCTGCGCACAAAATACATGTATAACAATCTCATGTATACAGCGGTCTCCCATGCTATTGAGACCCTCACGGGGGAGAACCTCGGGACATTCCTGCTTCAACGCGTGTGGACGCCCCTCCACATGGACAGCACTTACTGGACACGTGATGATGCGCAGGCTGGCGACAATATCCTAGCACAGGGCTACACCTGGAACGCGAACAAAAGCGAATATACCCCCGAACCATGCCCCGACATCATCGGCGGATCTGGCGCTGGTGCCATGATCAGTAGTGTCGTCGACTATGCGCAGTGGATTCGATGTATGATGACATGTAGCGGGCCCCTGAGCAAAAATGCACATGCAGCGCTCATACAACCACGTACGATTATTGCCGAGGACCCGACGAATATGTTCCCCGGTACGCATTTGTATGCACTTGGCTGGACACGGGATAACTACCATGGTGAAGATATCATCTGGCACGATGGTAGTGTTGCTGGTTATGGATGCACAATGATGTATCTTCCACGACGGCAGTGGGGCTTGGTCATGGCAGGGAACACTACGCTGACGAGCAATATCGTGCAGGTAGTGCTGTATATGCATCTACTGGATCAGGTGCTTGGAATCCCATCCCACGATCGGGTGGACTGGCAACAGCAGATTTCAGAGAGAATTGCCACATGGAGGGAGAAGCAGGCACATGCGAAGGACCTTTTATACCCTAGGTTGCCTGTCGTACCAATACCGCCTACGCTCGGAGTGTGGGAGTATGCGGGCCTGTACGAGCATCCGGGGTATGGTAGGCTGGAGCTCAGGGTGGATATAGATGGTTTCGGCCTCGTTGCGGATCGACTGACGTGTGAGGTGCCGATTGTGATCTTAATGGAGCATGTAAGTGGGGAGTTCTGGTTGGCATCGCTGAGGGAGAGAAACCAGGACCCTCGCGATCATGAAAGGGTGCGAGCGGAGTTTCGAATTGGTGTAAATGGCTTAGTGAGCGAGGTGGGAATAGACTTGGAGCCGGAAATGAACGGCGAGAAGATTTGGTTTCAAAgaatagatttagatatatagtctatagaGTGAATTCATAATATAAAGActaactattataatatctaatttctatattctctactattttaaaaaatatatttttctataaattaagtAATAGTttttgtatatttttaaaaacttttattagatatttattaaaatttaaaattagtaatactagatagagagagataatATAGGGTCAATATTGTATTTAACCAGAACTGGAGAAACTGCCAAATAACTAcggcaaaaaaaaaaaaatgcacATTCGACTGATCACGTTCCCAAGTTAAATATGCAAATACTGCGCAAATATTCGTGGCTCTGCCCGAGAGCAGAAACATTCGCTGCGGTAGACTTCGTGATGTTCAGTGCAAACAGGATCACtcaaaataatttaatataaccATCTttatggaaaaggaaaggaaacgaCTAAGACCTTATTCTGAGGCTACTTGTCGATCCCATCACTGGCACCACTACCCCCGCAACAACCCTGGAAACACTCTAAGTGGTTGGACGCAACGAAATCAAGTTGTCCTAAAATCAGGGCGAACCAAAAGAATAGTTGTTGCCAAAGGCTACCAGATATGGATAGCTGTCAGACCTGAGGTCGTGTTGGTCATGTAGCTATATGTATAATTGCTTCCAAAATGGCAGGCTGCGGGCAGTTGCCTGGCGGCGTCGATGAGGTCTATGCACATTGTTTGGATGGGATAGTTTAACTGTGGCATCTTGTCAACCGCGGCCTCCTGCCCATCTCAGATCGTTTGATTGTATCTGATTGCAGATGAAAATGGAGGAGTGTCCCAGATAGGATGAGTGAGCGCAGTTTCCTGGCTGCGCCACACAGATGGTGTCTTGGGCAACAACATCGCGGAGATGGTCAATGCTGCTTGCTATCTTGTCCAGGCGGGCAAATCGGTATTCCGGGAAGCACTGAGGCTTGGTTACTTTATCCTGTTTCCCGTCAGCCCTGCCGTGACTGGGTCAGATGCGGCCCGCAAATGAAGGTCACTGCTGTGATTGGCAATAGGGTATGAAGTCATGTTCAACACCTATTCGCTTTCTGACAGTGGTTTCGCGTCATCCCTGCAGATATGTACTACCACCCCTTACTCGATTGCCCGTGTTAGGTTTAAACTCGAGTTGTATTGCGTCTCTTCCGAGCACCTAGTTCTCCCTGTCAGTAACGGCGAGGTCACATCGGCTATGTGGAAGCAGTGTGTTGAAGAAGCGAGTCCGTTGTAGAAGCGAAGTTGGAGTCATCTCAACGGGCTGACTTACGGCTCCCAGCCCGGCGGAAACGAGGCAACTGATGATTGTGAATGTCTTCATGGTCTGTTTGTTCCTTGGTCTCTGAGATCCCAGAGTGGTGCTTGGGTGTTGGTGTTTAAGACTCTGATGCTGTCTCAGTACAGCAAGAACAAAGCGTTCCCATTGGCAAGAGAAGCCTGGCCACATGTGTGCCAGCAGCATCTTGATGCTTGATGATGCACATGTGTCGCCCTAGCAAATTGCATTCTGAGGCTGGGGCGACTGATCCGTCCCACAAATTGATGCCTCCGCAAGACGTTGAGGTCTTCAATCTTAACCAGTCAATTGCCAGAGTATCCCACAGTCGGTTAATTAAGGGCTTAATATGGTGACACTTATTTTGCAGAACAGAGATATATTATGTCCAGAGGGGTCCGACGAGCGATCCCTACGGGTCGTCGTTTGTATCTTATTCCGTCAATCCATCCTCTTTCTGCTGCAGGTTCTGCCATATAAGTCGATAGCTCGAAGTGGTATCTGGCAGAAGAGACCATTAGTTGCCTGAGGTAGCGCTCCAGACCGATTCATAGTATGCGCATATGTTGGACAGCGGTCACAAGGGTACTAGTCCTAGACGTAGGCATTCagttgcttctgctgctgacACCCTGTGTGTTCCCAAAAAAATAACAGACCTACGACAAACCCACCGGCACAAGTCCCTCACGCATCAGTGAAAAGCTAACTTGCATTACATGAAAGGCGCGCAGTGAGCGCATGTAACGACGATAGGCGGCGATGTATGGTGAGAGCCCTTCTACTGGAGCAGCTCAAAcatttaatctttattaatgaataatatttttttattaaatgaTTATATAAGTAATGGGTTTAAAACAGAGTTTGTACATGTTATTAACTGCTGTAATATCGGGATGATTGCATTTGATCGGTCAGTGTGATGTCGTTGAGGTGATTCTGTTTACGTAGAGTAAACTGCGGTTCTTGTGGATGTCCTCTGGGCAAGTTGATTGGTAGAGATGTCAGGCGCATTGGTTCTCTTGTGTATTGTATGCTGTGAGTGGTGGTtcttggatgaggaggatgtgTAGGTTTTGTGTCTGGGGGTCGTTGGTCAGGACTTCCATGCCTGGTCTCGATCTCCAAATGTTCAGTTGGAAGGAATGTGCAGATGCCGAGCTCACGGGGTCACTTACCAGGCTCTTAGACGAGGACTCGCAGTCTGGTGGAGTTAGAATATCATTTGAAAGATGTTCACTGCTACACTGCAACACGTGGCAAGAAGAGGGGTCTGGTGGAGTGTCTTTGAAGGAGAATCATTGTATCTTTGCTCTACAATGGATAGCTCTTTGTTCGACGTGTGTGTGGAAGTTAAACAGTTTCTGTAGTTCCAATCGGTGGTCGTCCATCTCTATGGGGTCTACTGGTATATGACTGTCATTGTAGGTCGATATGGACCATATTGCTATTCATTGGGTGGAATAAACGTCAACCCATCATCCCATCCATAGTTAAGGCATGGAGTCTGCACGTACCCACAGTCAAGCTTCCAGACACGTGTGATTGATGGGGTCACTATCTCTAGGAAAGTCTGTGTGGCCCAGGGAATATTCCTTCTATACGCTTCAACGACAGGTTGCCACAGGATACTTCCTTCCGTGGAAGCCCCAGAGATCGACCTTCCAAATTTTGTCCGTCTGGCCATCCGAGTGCGTCGACTCGGTACACATCCTGTTCGTGTTTCGTTTCTATTCCCTTCGTTATAGCCTCATTCTTGCTGTCAGGTCCCTTTTTAACGTTCTGATTTGGTGCATCGTTTTCGCTCCCTCCCTGTACGCTAGTAGATGTTCGAATAGTTTGCTTTCCTATACCTACTCACCATTACTACGCGCAAGTCTTACCCTACTAATCAGTAGTTGGGGGCCGGGGGTCAGCGAGACGCGTCCAGAGTGGCTTTTTACATCATATCCTGCGCGGGAAGTGTAAAGCTGGACTGCACGGCCCCGTCAAAATGTAAACAGCCTGTGAATAAGCCCTTGAGCGGCTCTTCGGGGGCGGAACATCCGACCCGGCCCGATCCGCGTTTTGAGGCCTACTCACTCTGTAAGTAGTAAACCTTTCGATGCAAAAGTTGCAAATTGATGAAAGTGGAGGAAGTTTTGGCCTTCCAATAGCGAGGATTGGCTATCAATCAGCCGTAGTGACGTCGGATAGGCGAGACTGTCCATCTATATCCGATACTGAAGTCGAATCGCTCTGCTATAAAGACTTGATGTACGAAACCCAGTGTGAGATCCCTGGCATGAGTCGGATTCGATATCAAAACGTTCCCAcaaatttccttttctgccaCCGCAATCACTCCTTTTTTGAGACCCACCATGGCATTCCAGAAGACAAACCTTTCTGCTAGAGGCGAGGTGTTTGCTGAGCCGAAGAGTAAGATCCCGTTATTGGAAGTTGTCTGCGACCTGAGGCACCCGGATACGAATCCAGGCGGATATGTTAGTCTTGGTGTTGCTGAGAATGTAAGCAATTTCTCTTTAAGAGAGTTCAAAGCACATCAATTACTGACCCTGTGCAGACCCTGATGCACGATGAGATAACCGAGCATATGAACAAGAATGTAAGTGATTTCAGTCTTCGCACGTCACATGTGCTCATTGCCAGAAAAGTTTACCGTCGACAGCCATTCTTTGACTTACGGAGACGGCTTTTCCGGCTCCCATCGCCTTCGAGATACGATTGCGCGATTCATTACTCGCCATTTCAACCCCGTCAACCCAGTTACCAAAAACCAGCTTCTTGTCACCTCTGGCGTGGGCCAGGCAATTGAGCTTTCCGGGTTCTGTCTCCTGGACAAAGATGACGGCGTCCTGCTTGCTCGCCCGCACTATGGTAATTTCCCTATTGATTTGGGCTACCGAGTAGGGTAAGTGGCTGGCATCCGGATAAACGTCATACTGAATCTGCTAACACTAGGTAAGAGCGAAGATAATTggtgtttcttttggtgaAATGGATCCTTTCGGTCCTGAGACGGTGGGCATCTATGAGAAGGCTCTTGCGGACGCCCAACGCCAAGGGATTCGCGTCAAGGCCGTTTTGCTATGTAACCCGCAGAACCCCTTAGGTGAGTACGTACCCTCGGATGTTTTACACATCTTTTAATCCACTACGACAGGTCGTTGCTACACTCGCGAGGTCCTCGAGGCCTATATGCGATTTTGTCAGAAACAGAATCTACACCTCATCGCTGACGAGATTTATGCTCTATCAACTTGGAAGAACCCAGACTTTCCCAATGCGCCTAGTTTCACATCAGTTCTTTCTGTCAAGAAAGACGGTCTGATTGACCCAAGCCTTGTGCATGCCCTTTGGGGAATGAGCAAGGTACGAGCCTCGGCTATGTTGTTTTGGTGGGATATACTGACTTTGGTATAGGACTTCGGCTCCAATGGTATCAGACTTGGCTGCGTGATCAGTCAGGACAATGTGAACTTCCTCCGTGCTGCTGAGGCAAACTCGTATTTTTCTTGCCCTTCGTCTCTGTCAGACTTGGCCACTTCGCGTATCCTCTCTGACGATGCCTGGGTGCAATCCTTTATACAAACAAATCGCCAGCGCCTAGCGGAAAACTATACCATCACGATCCGGTTCTTGGAAAGCCACCAGATCCCTTACAAGAAGGGCGGGAATGTTGGCTTCTTTGTTTGGGTCGATTTATTTGATCCTATCCGAAGACAAGTGAATGCCACTTTGAAAAAGCAAGCAGAGGCAAACGTGTCATCTGAAAATGCCGCAAGGGCCCTCGAGACTAAACTCCAAGAGAAGTTGCTGAAGCACAGGATCTTCCTAGCACTGGGAGCTGACTTTGGGGGCGACGTGCCTGGCTGGTACCGGATCGTCTTCGCTCATGAGAAGGAGTATCTCAGGCTGGGCCTGAATCGTATGATTAACGCCCTTGGGGTCTTCCGAGAGGAACTTGACACAGGTCTAGCATAAGTTTCAGTGGCTGGAATAAGGTTTAAGATCAAACAGGGGGGTTTCCCTTCATGGGAGTCTCTTGCTTGATCGTGTCCcaatttagtatatttatgtAAGCGCTCTCCGGTGTACTACTATCTATAGGCGGTACGGCTGCGGAGCGCGGTCGGCCAGCGGCCTTCAAGACTGCAGTACTAGAAGGCTAAAGGTTGTTCAGGATTGTATGGCAGTTCCCCTATCTAGTATAACAGAACGAATCGCTTGAGGATCGGAATCCTCTGCGCGTTTCTGACATAAATACATTTGTGCGTTAGGTAACCCGGCGGAATAtagttgcctgaggcaaccGCCGTTACAATTTATGTTCGTCAATGGTCGGCAGAAACTTGAATGTTGCaaattctttaattaaaatgCGTGGGACTGCCTTAGGACGACGACAGATGTTTTGGATAGTTTCTATCTACTGTTTTCATCCATATTTCAGCACTAATGCTAGCACATCAAACTAATCTTAAACCCCCAAAGATGAGATCCTTGCTCATTATCTAGGCGGTGCTACACTTCAGGATGTTCGTGCCTCTATCAGCTCTCGAAAGTCCCTTAACATCTCGTCTTGTACGATGAACAGCTGACCAGCGTCATTCTAGAAGAAATCTCGAATGTCATGATATTTTCATTGATCATGTAGTTAAAAGCATGTAACTAGGTTGTTGATTGGTTTGGAAAGTATCGCGATATAGTGACCGAATCTTGGTCGCGAAAGAAAGTAGATCCTGCCGTACTATATTGTATCTTCCAGGACCTTTCCACAttgtctctccttccttcatCTTTACCTAAGTAGTTATTTCGTTTGAATGcactccttttttttacttcATTGATTTAGTTGATATCTGGCTCATACTATCAAACACCTCCACCCCAGGACGTTGTCTGCTAGCAGTAGGCCACCTTACTCGAAGCTCGTTGCCCCcttgctcctcttcctcgctaTGGCACCGTAGTACTTAAAGACATATGGCACCGGTGCCAGCAGGGTTACGATGCATCCCAACAATGTGAGAGTCCAGTGCACACCTAGGTTCTCATACATGGGTACCGAAACTGTTACCATAGGACCGGCCTAAAGACATACTGATCAGCACGATAGGGCTCCTGAATTACTCGTCTTCGGGGTCCTTACCACGCAGTATCGTGTTAACGTCATGCCCACCAGAGCGCTCGCCGCGTAAATCTCGTAGCTATCTATGATGTACTGATAGCATGAGATATAGAGTTGCATGACCGCGAAGCCGAAGGCTACACTGGCTGCAAGTGGCGACCAGAGACTGACACTGGGCCAACTTGACCAACCcatccagaagatgctgATCGGCAGAATAGGCGCCCCAATAATTGCGTGGGTAGACTGTACAGATCTGGAGGTTTTGCTTGTCAGTAGGCGCCTATAACTCCTTGGAAGGTCTGACAAACCGATAGAAGAAAGCCAACATTGATACCAATGAAGCAAAGGCCGATGTGTGCTTGATCAAGCCCATAGATCCCTTGGGCACCGAATATGAAACCATACCCGGGcaggaagccaaagaggaCTGTATAGATCACGGTCATGTACAGCGAGAACAGTTGGATGATCGGCTCAGTAAGTAAAAGCTTCAATGGCAACTTGATGCTGCGTTGAAGTCTCCGATAGAGTGGAATGGCGTCCACCTCATGCTCCGCGAGGTATAATTGATTGCCAGTCACCTTGCGCAATGATGTAGCTTTCCAACTGAGTAGCACTGGAGGAAATGTCTCTGGAACGAACAGGAGGAATGTCACCACCAGCGCACCAGTCAAGATGAGTGTGAGCCATTCTATAGTGAGGCTTTAGTCGACTTACAGGAGCATCAAATCCGAATGGTTGCGCGCACCTGGCCATTGCCAGTTGACCACTGAACTACCGCCTATGAATGCAGCGACCATTGGTGCTAGGAAAGGTCCCAGAAAGCACAAGCAAAGAAGCACAGGAAACACATAGGTCCGCTCGATCGGCGACCAGACGTCTGCTATTGTGCCACCAAAGTTAGTAAGAGGAGGCCAGCTGAACAGACCAGCAGAAAAGCGGCATGCAAGCCACGATCCGATTCCCGGTGCAAGCGCAGCTCCCATGGTGAAAAGACCAAAAATGATAAGACCTATGAGTGTTAGCGCGACATGATGGGCATTGACACAGAGACACACAACAACGTACTGACAATATACACTGGATTCCTTCCCAAGATCTCAGAAAACGGCGCACTAATCAAGCTCCCGAGACCTAAAGCAATCATGAACAGCGCTGTACCGAGGAGAGCGACTTCTTCGCCTACGCCAAAACTTTCCATGAGTTGCGGTACAATCTCCGAGTCGATCGCTGAAGCCCCGGTCCCTATGAAGCTGGTAAGACTGACGGCACCAGTGACCATCCATTTGTAGCCATACGACCAATTCTGTGGGTTCAGGGGATCGCAGTCTCCATCAAAGTTCACCACAATGTAAGGCGGCGCATCCGCaatatttgttttttccaAATCATGCATGCCTGCTGCACAATCCTTGGAGCCGCAGCTGCGTTGCTCGCCCTCGGCCACTTGCCGGGTATTCTGTGGCGCTGGG
This Aspergillus flavus chromosome 1, complete sequence DNA region includes the following protein-coding sequences:
- a CDS encoding putative 1-aminocyclopropane-1-carboxylate synthase gives rise to the protein MAFQKTNLSARGEVFAEPKSKIPLLEVVCDLRHPDTNPGGYVSLGVAENTLMHDEITEHMNKNFTVDSHSLTYGDGFSGSHRLRDTIARFITRHFNPVNPVTKNQLLVTSGVGQAIELSGFCLLDKDDGVLLARPHYGNFPIDLGYRVGAKIIGVSFGEMDPFGPETVGIYEKALADAQRQGIRVKAVLLCNPQNPLGRCYTREVLEAYMRFCQKQNLHLIADEIYALSTWKNPDFPNAPSFTSVLSVKKDGLIDPSLVHALWGMSKDFGSNGIRLGCVISQDNVNFLRAAEANSYFSCPSSLSDLATSRILSDDAWVQSFIQTNRQRLAENYTITIRFLESHQIPYKKGGNVGFFVWVDLFDPIRRQVNATLKKQAEANVSSENAARALETKLQEKLLKHRIFLALGADFGGDVPGWYRIVFAHEKEYLRLGLNRMINALGVFREELDTGLA
- a CDS encoding major facilitator superfamily domain-containing protein, giving the protein MQSIKQYRKVYQTIQSITHLESQTVGNHNAIDPHASTDPSGHGDNQDRDANIHPFTHRPIPAPQNTRQVAEGEQRSCGSKDCAAGMHDLEKTNIADAPPYIVVNFDGDCDPLNPQNWSYGYKWMVTGAVSLTSFIGTGASAIDSEIVPQLMESFGVGEEVALLGTALFMIALGLGSLISAPFSEILGRNPVYIVSLIIFGLFTMGAALAPGIGSWLACRFSAGLFSWPPLTNFGGTIADVWSPIERTYVFPVLLCLCFLGPFLAPMVAAFIGGSSVVNWQWPEWLTLILTGALVVTFLLFVPETFPPVLLSWKATSLRKVTGNQLYLAEHEVDAIPLYRRLQRSIKLPLKLLLTEPIIQLFSLYMTVIYTVLFGFLPGYGFIFGAQGIYGLDQAHIGLCFIGINVGFLLSSTHAIIGAPILPISIFWMGWSSWPSVSLWSPLAASVAFGFAVMQLYISCYQYIIDSYEIYAASALVGMTLTRYCVAGPMVTVSVPMYENLGVHWTLTLLGCIVTLLAPVPYVFKYYGAIARKRSKGATSFE
- a CDS encoding putative penicillin-binding protein translates to MMHSPLTPEFDALVHVLLKKWHVPGMSIAVIDGSRTFSKGYGIAEYPDTKTTPDTLFYMASTTKAFTAAAMSLVINDINNHHGENSTRMATTADQIHWRTPLASIIREDFVLEDKYTTAQITIEDALSHRSGIPDHIRHYGGTGASPGSIKDAVRILRYLPATAELRTKYMYNNLMYTAVSHAIETLTGENLGTFLLQRVWTPLHMDSTYWTRDDAQAGDNILAQGYTWNANKSEYTPEPCPDIIGGSGAGAMISSVVDYAQWIRCMMTCSGPLSKNAHAALIQPRTIIAEDPTNMFPGTHLYALGWTRDNYHGEDIIWHDGSVAGYGCTMMYLPRRQWGLVMAGNTTLTSNIVQVVLYMHLLDQVLGIPSHDRVDWQQQISERIATWREKQAHAKDLLYPRLPVVPIPPTLGVWEYAGLYEHPGYGRLELRVDIDGFGLVADRLTCEVPIVILMEHVSGEFWLASLRERNQDPRDHERVRAEFRIGVNGLVSEVGIDLEPEMNGEKIWFQRIDLDI